CTCATTCAGCTGTGAGGCAGAAGAAGTTTTTTAAAGGTTGCTCTGTCAAAAAACTCATAAAATCTCCTCCCGTTGATAAAAATAGGCTTTGGTAAATATGTTTACCCCAGTTTGACCTGTGCAACGCCCGGACATAACTTGATCTACAGTAAGTGAGCACAGGATCTTTGACCCTACTCTCCTTTTTATTGATGCAGGATATAGAAATACTTTTGTTGTTTGACAGAAGGTACACAGAGAAAAGTGCCGTCACATAACAATTGGTTAGAGAAACTGTCTGATAGAAAATGGGAACAGATGCCAGCAGATTACCTGGTAGCAGAAAGGGAAACACTGGACCCAGAGAagaggggggagaaagagaggtgTGAGAACGAAAACTGAAGAAATGAAGAACATGCACAACAGAGGGTGCAGAAACTGAGGTGTTTTGCGGGTGATGAAAAAGTTAAAAATCACAAATTGTGAAtcgacaacaaacacacacacacacacacacacacacacacacacacacacacacacactgttcacaaaCCAGAGATAACAATAAATTTCAGAAATGTAGCAGTTGAAGTGTATATTAAATACTatgacacaaacaagcacagcaGCCGCTCACTATCATGGAACATAAAGATACAAAGTAAAATGTCTTACCTCTTTATATTGTATGTAGGCCAACACACCAGCAATGATTTCCAGCAGGAAAATGCACAACAAAAGGATCAAATACTGCAGAAGTAAacagaagtaaaataaaaagcatatgaATTCCAATATTTTTAGATTACAAACCTTTTGCATATTTCTGCCAAAAAAGGCGTTATACTAGAAACTATATCATTACAGGAAGTGAGTCATTACTATCGTTGTTATGAATATAGAAACAGGCATAACGTCATAGAGCCGGTGCAGCTTTGCTTCTGTATTATCTCCCTTAATTGCGTCCGTTCGTCTGTCTCTGACACACTCGACAGCCAAGCAGCCGTTTGTGATGTCTGTCATTCCTCTGGCATGAGCGTGACTCTAAATCCAACCTCTGCAGGACGTCGTCTGTTATAGCCAAACGTTATGAGCTGCACTGACCTCAGGCAGGCGAGACAGAAGGTCACCGGGGATTAACtttcacacacaaccagactaaggtgtgtgtgtgtgtgtgtgtgtgtgtgtgtgtgtgtgtgtgtgtgtgtgtgtgtgtgtgtgtgtgtgtgtgtgtgtgtgtgtacaggaacTTATGGAGTCTTTATTCAGTTTCTGACTCCAAGTTTTTAAATTAGCTTCAGACTTCACTGGACATAAAATAGCACAAATCACTTGTGTTGGGTGTGTCTCACTCATCCACCTCACCACAATCAAAAGACTCTTCATTTCCTTTAGCGTGGCACAGCATCCGATGACCCCAGTCGCCACCACGATGAGTCCAGCAGCTATCAGCACGTAAGCGGAGGCTGAGTAGACGCTGGAGTTCAGGAGGCTGATGTAGTCGCTCTTTTCCACCAGAGTCCACACGCCCACTGCCAGCACAGCTCCCCCTGCCAGCTGAACCAATGCAGCATATGAGGAACGTGTCACCTCGCGCTCAGCAATTAGGTCTTAAAGTGTGAGAGTGATGCAAGCGAGGGAAATAATAATTAAGTTTCATATGTGAGTTTGGGACTGAACTGAGAGGACATAAAACCCAaagctgtaatggaaaaaactGTAGTAAATGTAGGAATGTAGAACTAGTATCTTCCCATAAAACAGGATTAGTTTCCTCATATTCTCTGAACGTTTCTGCATCCGGTGACTCACCCAGAAAAGAATATTGAAGATAAACAGCAGGTATTTAAGGCAAATCACCCCACACGTTTTATTTGTCTCGCGTCGTGGTTCCATTCTGGAATAAAAAATAGCAGCATCTTAGTGCACTTCACTACATTACACCAACACAGGGAGCTTTGAAAGGATCCAAGGGCTGAATGTAGAGAATGAAGAGAAGATGTGACAGAAGCTCACACAGAGTTCATCCAACATTTGAACCAGGCGGTTGCGGTGCACAAATAGTTTCCCGTTTTCAGTTCTCAGTTCCCCTTTAGGTGTGAACAAGTTCATGTATATCATGATTTCTACCTGCTTCAAACCAAAACTAAAATGGTCAACGGACGAGCAGAGATGAAATCAAATATGTTGTGGCAAAAACATACTTAACAACTTGAGTCACGTGTCCTCCAGCAGGCAGATATACATGTCGCCCATCGCAGTAACTCAAGCTGATCTCCTCACACTCTTCTCCCACAGACATACTCACAGCTTTTAACTCTTTCAttcacagtttgtttgttcCTAAGTGAAACTTTTCATGACATCCGCACATTTTAGGTGTCAGTAAAGTCATTATCATTTCATAAAACAATAACAtattcaaaaagaaaaagtgttgCTTTAGTCATAAACATATAGTGGGACAGTGGTCGTCTCCTAATGGTCGTATACGAGTTATTTTTATCCCATTGTGTCATGGAAAAACTGCTCTTTCCGCTGAGACCAAAATACTCCTACCTGATTTTAGACGTTGGGTCCCTAAGGATGCAGATTACTGGAGCGGCGTCTTCCGAGCTCTCGCTGACCCCGGTGTCACCGTGCTGCTGTCCTTGAAGGTTGACCAGCGCAGTCCAAGTCGCCCGTGGACACGCAGACCCACGCCTGCTGCACTTCTACCCAGCGCCTGTCCCCTTTTGGCAGATCACCCCTGCACGGCTGTAAAGAGAGCACGTCTGCCCCCAGCTGGCTCCTCAGAGACACACAAAtcatccacatactgtatatgctgtgTGGGTAACACTTTATTTACAGGTCCTGTATATTCTAAAGATTTGGAAATTTTCCTTATACTTTTCTGACAAGCAGCTGGTGTTAAGTAGTTGCTAATCACAACCAATTTCCAGCCACCTTCGAATAAATGAAACACCCTGTATGGACGAGCAGAAACATTTCCAGTGATTTGTCTAGAAAATACAAGCCCTGAGAAAGAAAATGATTGTATTGAATTACGTTAAAACATATGCAAGCGCTGCTTCGGTGAACAGGTTTACAGAAGTGTGAAAGAGCTTAGAGCTGATAGTCAGTTTTTCCATTGAGTCTTTCTGATTGCCTCCACCAAGAAAATATTCTGTAATTCCCTTGAGCCAAATTGTGGAGTTTCTATCAAACCATCTGTCGGTGTCTGCTcatgtgcagcagcttctcGTGGCCTCGTCCCCAGTCAGGAGTCTTTGCATCGTAGACTCATCACAATGATGGTCCTGCTGGGTGAGCAACAGCCTGAAAAAAGGAAATGTATAAAATCAGTCATTGTAATTTATATAATTCATTCAAAGTAGTTACACCAGTATTTCATTCCATGGATTTTATCAAACTAGTTTGAAACTAGTTAATTTAATGTAAGGTTTTAAGCAATCTACAGTGTTATTCTGTTTAACACTGCTGTAAACTGATTATTTTTGTGGTTATTGCTGCTTCAGCCTCTGGAAAGTGTCTTGCAAAACAGCTCAAAAATAAATAGAGTTAAATCAGCAACTTGTCCCAATGACACCACCGCAGCTGCAGATGCCAGACAATGCAGACGATAAGTAAAGAAATACGATCCCGTACTGAGCCAGGTGAGTCATCAGATGGTCCACGTTGCATCCAGTCCTGGCGCTGCATTCATAGAACACGGCCTGGTGCCGCTGTATAAACCACACAACATCATGTCATGTATGTGAGGGATCCAGTTTCTCCCCTTTGAGACAGAATCATTGAGAGAAACCCATgagtttaaatattgaaatgcGGCTCACCTCCGccagcctcctcccctcctctgctgtCACTTCTCTGTGACGACTGTCCGCCAGGTCCAGCTTGTTCCCCAGCAGCATTAACACTGCACCCGCACACATCTTCTCCTGTAATGAACAAGTACCAGGTTGCAAATCAAACTCCTTCTTCTTTCAAAAAGTGGAGTTGTGGGTGAAATCAAAACTGAATCAGAGCAGCTCATTCCGGCGTCGCTGACGTCAGAGCTTACTACTGCGCTGCACTTGTATTCAAATACAGACAAACTGGTTTGCATGGTTTTACATTCACCCATCCATGACTTTTCTACCTGCTTACCTTCACAGAGGCCACCCACCCTCTCACAGCCGTGAACGAGGCGGAGTGAGTGATGTCGTACATGGCGAGGACACCGGCTGCTTTACGGTAGTACTGCTCGGTGATGCTGCGAAACCTGGAGGCAGAAGTAAGACGCTAAAAAGACACCACAACAACGGGGCTGTGAGATGCCAGGTCCGACCTCTCCTGTCCCGCCGtgtcccacagctgcagcgtGACAGTGGTGGAGCCCAGAGTTACAGTCTTCACCTGGAAATCTATACCTGAGAACAACCAAAGACCCTGGTTTTagtttatgcacacacacacacacacgcacacacacacacacacacacacacacacacacacacacacacacacacacacacacacacacacacctcaccagCTGTGGCGCTGATTTTGCTGTGGAAGCGGTTCGTGCAGTACCGCTGGATGAAGGAGCTCTTGCCCACTCCTGTACTTCCCAGGAACACCACCTTGAACTCTCGCTGAGGACTGACACTAGTGCTCTAAATTTTTGGGTAAAGAAACCAAACATTAACTAAATACATTTTTGTTCGTCTGTCTCTAATTAAAGCGGCCGACAGATTTTTACCGGAGTCCTATAGAAATCTGTGCTCAGCCACTGCTATGGAGGGTTCAGATTCATTGTGCTCCGATGCTGCTTTGAACTGGCAGCTATAATTTTAGAATATTAACATTATATTTTAGACGTAAAATTTTCCCTACCTGAATTTGAGCCTGTTCAACATTTTCACACCTGACACTACATGACGGCTGGTGTCTCTTCGCCACCTCTGTGTCCTGCTCCAACTCATCACATGAGCTCAGCTGTCTTTAAAATCAAAAAATAGCCAGGATTAGTAGCTTGTAACTTGCTTCGTGTCATAACTATGGGTTCACATGCAGTCTGTCATACAAACCTTTTCAGTGGCTTGTCCTGTGGTAAGTAGTTACCTATGACTGACTCTGTCCTCTGCAAAGTCTTTGTGACATTTGGATTCTAAAAAGGTTTTAATGGAAAGTAAAGTATTAAGATTTCTATTCTtctttctgtatttattatgacatattattattatggaaaCATCAGTGAACACGGTTACTCTGAAGTAAATCAGTTACAAACAAGCCAGATTATTCacagtaaatattaatttaCAAAGGATTCAGGCCAATAGTGACATTTATTCTGTAACAGAAGTAGGTCAACATCATAGCTTATAATTAATGCACATAtacatttacaaataaataaccAACATGTGTTTATGTGCTACAGTCAGACAAGCAACCTAAATGTATGCTCTgtagaaacatacagtaaatatgtgacTCAAACTCAAAACAGTTAAAGCTTTTGGTAAAAAAGACATTTAACTTTCAAGGAACTCAGATGGGGAGAAGGAGAACATTGTGAGAACGTTCGGTTACTACGATAAATACAGTGAAGGGCTTTATTGGTTTGTTAAATACTGCATAAATAGAGCAGTTTACAGTTTTATCATTACAGTTATCATCTGTGAACATGTAACACTTTGTTTCCTGACACAGGAAAAAAATAGTCTTTTCGGCGAAATCCTTCAGTCTACTTGAACACAACTGCAGAACAACAACGCTGCTGTACAGTGTCAGTGGCACTAGCACACGTTTTATTAATCAATAACCAGGCAAAACCAGATGCCTGTGTCAATAATCACTGTCCCACGGGTAAAAAGCAGTGAGCCATTCCAGGACTTAGCTTAGGGTGGATAAATCTGCTGTGACCACGGGGAGCAAAGGTCTTCACTGAGGTAATAAGTTAATGGCacaggaggaaggacagagcGTCTGTGACTAACCCTCTTCTGGGACTGTTGGGCATCTTTTTCATCTCGTAGCCTTTTGTTCATGTCcctgacacacaaagacaaaacccATTTAGAGCCATTCCAACTATTACCATCAATGACCTGCGGATTTATGTTACGAagcttcttctgtgtttctgacaGAGGGTCTGTtacctcagcagctccagctgtctGAGGAGActgtccttctctctctgcatgTTCCTGGACACCTTCGTCACGTTCCTACAATAAAGGAGGGAAAACGACTTCCACTGGTTGCTTTTGAGGTGTGGTGTAATGTCAGCAGTACAACTACAgcgtcttcatcctcttcctcctcacctctgcCTGGCCGCCTGCTCCTGGGCcgtgctgagctgcagcaggctgagctgagccaCGGTCGCCCGCAGCTGCTCCCTGCTgttctccacctgctcctgtaACTGGACGTtgaggcgctgcagctgctggttttgCTCCTTGACGTTAGTCTGCTCGCAGCCCAGCTGCTGGATTCTGGTCTCCAGCTTAGGACAGAGACGCCTCCATTAGTCGAACTGTGTCACTATTtccacacatttgttttgttactctacctctttctgtttgttcagtacgttctccagctcctgctcccgcagcttcagctcctcctcaagCTGTTGTCCTCTCTGGTTCTGTTTAATACTCTCCttgattttaaaacaaattcatTAAAACCCATAAAGACAGTGAGTCTTATTACTGGATCAAGCTGGTACATACTTGTACCCGAGACAggcgtttctctctctcctctctgattTGGTTCTCCATTTCTTCATATATGGACCGAACCACCTGATCATGTTCACTCTCGCGTCTGAAAGACAACGAGTCACAGATGAATCCGTTCATAAAGTCTGACACTGTTTGAAGATTGTGTTGGATGAACAGGCGACAGAGGGAGACACCTTTGCAGAGCTTGCTCCAGACTGTCCCTCTCTCTGTTCGAGTCCTGTAAGTGGGACGCGGCGTGGATGAGGATGCCTTCGAGGACGCTCAGCAGCTCCGGACGGTCTCTCTGGACTTCACACCACAGACAGCAGAGCTCCTCCTGACTGACACAACACAGCAAACCACCACTACTAACCCGGCACTTATTAGCATTGAAGCTACATACACACATTGCTTTTTATGAATAATACATATGTTctgttattattactatattttATTCCAATTGAACGTAACTCACTTGTTGAATAGTTTGTCAGCGCCCAACTCCTTCAGTATGTTTACAAATctgactgcagcagcatcctgggACCAGTCCACTT
The genomic region above belongs to Betta splendens chromosome 6, fBetSpl5.4, whole genome shotgun sequence and contains:
- the cracr2b gene encoding EF-hand calcium-binding domain-containing protein 4A isoform X2, whose protein sequence is MSKWLHDGEVLVGEGSGEALPLSPRMRERPPGSPRPSRVHSPLASPREKATGSPKLETMGTAKELFVLCDKEGKGFITKRDMQRLQVELPLSPEQLETVFESLDRESNGFLTPVEFSTGLGELVGLEDTTELSQEEAKTDMAQVDWSQDAAAVRFVNILKELGADKLFNNQEELCCLWCEVQRDRPELLSVLEGILIHAASHLQDSNRERDSLEQALQRRESEHDQVVRSIYEEMENQIREEREKRLSRESIKQNQRGQQLEEELKLREQELENVLNKQKELETRIQQLGCEQTNVKEQNQQLQRLNVQLQEQVENSREQLRATVAQLSLLQLSTAQEQAARQRNVTKVSRNMQREKDSLLRQLELLRDMNKRLRDEKDAQQSQKRNPNVTKTLQRTESVIGNYLPQDKPLKRQLSSCDELEQDTEVAKRHQPSCSVRCENVEQAQIQSTSVSPQREFKVVFLGSTGVGKSSFIQRYCTNRFHSKISATAGIDFQVKTVTLGSTTVTLQLWDTAGQERFRSITEQYYRKAAGVLAMYDITHSASFTAVRGWVASVKEKMCAGAVLMLLGNKLDLADSRHREVTAEEGRRLAERHQAVFYECSARTGCNVDHLMTHLAQLLLTQQDHHCDESTMQRLLTGDEATRSCCT
- the cracr2b gene encoding EF-hand calcium-binding domain-containing protein 4A isoform X1; the encoded protein is MSKWLHDGEVLVGEGSGEALPLSPRMRERPPGSPRPSRVHSPLASPREKATGSPKLETMGTAKELFVLCDKEGKGFITKRDMQRLQVELPLSPEQLETVFESLDRESNGFLTPVEFSTGLGELVGLEDTTELSQEEAKTDMAQVDWSQDAAAVRFVNILKELGADKLFNNQEELCCLWCEVQRDRPELLSVLEGILIHAASHLQDSNRERDSLEQALQRRESEHDQVVRSIYEEMENQIREEREKRLSRVQESIKQNQRGQQLEEELKLREQELENVLNKQKELETRIQQLGCEQTNVKEQNQQLQRLNVQLQEQVENSREQLRATVAQLSLLQLSTAQEQAARQRNVTKVSRNMQREKDSLLRQLELLRDMNKRLRDEKDAQQSQKRNPNVTKTLQRTESVIGNYLPQDKPLKRQLSSCDELEQDTEVAKRHQPSCSVRCENVEQAQIQSTSVSPQREFKVVFLGSTGVGKSSFIQRYCTNRFHSKISATAGIDFQVKTVTLGSTTVTLQLWDTAGQERFRSITEQYYRKAAGVLAMYDITHSASFTAVRGWVASVKEKMCAGAVLMLLGNKLDLADSRHREVTAEEGRRLAERHQAVFYECSARTGCNVDHLMTHLAQLLLTQQDHHCDESTMQRLLTGDEATRSCCT
- the cracr2b gene encoding EF-hand calcium-binding domain-containing protein 4A isoform X3, translated to MSKWLHDGEVLVGEGSGEALPLSPRMRERPPGSPRPSRVHSPLASPREKATGSPKLETMGTAKELFVLCDKEGKGFITKRDMQRLQVELPLSPEQLETVFESLDRESNGFLTPVEFSTGLGELVGLEDTTELSQEEAKTDMAQVDWSQDAAAVRFVNILKELGADKLFNNQEELCCLWCEVQRDRPELLSVLEGILIHAASHLQDSNRERDSLEQALQRRESEHDQVVRSIYEEMENQIREEREKRLSRVQESIKQNQRGQQLEEELKLREQELENVLNKQKELETRIQQLGCEQTNVKEQNQQLQRLNVQLQEQVENSREQLRATVAQLSLLQLSTAQEQAARQRNVTKVSRNMQREKDSLLRQLELLRDMNKRLRDEKDAQQSQKRNPNVTKTLQRTESVIGNYLPQDKPLKRQLSSCDELEQDTEVAKRHQPSCSVRCENVEQAQIQSTSVSPQREFKVVFLGSTGVGKSSFIQRYCTNRFHSKISATAGIDFQVKTVTLGSTTVTLQLWDTAGQERFRSITEQYYRKAAGVLAMYDITHSASFTAVRGWVASVKEKMCAGAVLMLLGNKLDLADSRHREVTAEEGRRLAEAVAHPAGPSL